CGTTGACGATGGCGCCCCCTGCTCCACGGCCGATCAGGTGCCGGGCAACGGACCAGCACAGGTCGGCCGGGGCGAGCAGGTTCACGTCGACCATGCGCCGCCACACGCGCTGCCAGTCGGCGATCGGGGTGTCGGCGACCGGGTGGCGGTTGGCTTCCGTCGGCGCCACACCGGCATTGTTGACCAGGACGTCAACCGATCCCAGGGCGGCAACCGCCTGGGAGACGAGCTGTTCGGCGGCGTCCGGCTCGCCGAGGTCGGCCTGCAGCAGCACGTGTCCCTCGCCGGGCAGTTGCCGCAGTGTCTCCTCGGCGTCCGCGCGGTTGCCCGCGTACTGCACCGCAACCCGGTCACCGCCATGAGCGAACGCCAGCGCGACGGCCCGGCCGATGCCCCGCGAGCCGCCGGTCACCAGGACGGCCCTCATCGGGCAACCGCCGTGCACGCGCCGCGCAGGGGCACCGCGGGCCCGTCGGCTCCGAAGCCGGACAGCGCACTCGCGGTTCGCGGTCGGCGCGCGAGACCGTGGCAGCGCTGCTCGTGAGGCGGCATACGGCGGCAGATCAGCGCGGCC
The DNA window shown above is from Streptomyces sp. NBC_01445 and carries:
- a CDS encoding SDR family NAD(P)-dependent oxidoreductase, with product MRAVLVTGGSRGIGRAVALAFAHGGDRVAVQYAGNRADAEETLRQLPGEGHVLLQADLGEPDAAEQLVSQAVAALGSVDVLVNNAGVAPTEANRHPVADTPIADWQRVWRRMVDVNLLAPADLCWSVARHLIGRGAGGAIVNVGSRGAFRGEPDFPAYGTTKAALHALGQSLAVALAPHGIAVTSVAPGFVATERQAAKLAGPEGERLRAESPFGRVGTPDEVAATVHFLASPAAMWASGTIVDLNGASHLRT